From Ictidomys tridecemlineatus isolate mIctTri1 chromosome 2, mIctTri1.hap1, whole genome shotgun sequence, the proteins below share one genomic window:
- the Mtrfr gene encoding mitochondrial translation release factor in rescue codes for MSISGLFRFPAPLTRLCAVPRGLGLWEKLKLLSPGIAATVVQMAGKKDCPALLPLDENELEEQFVKGHGPGGQATNKTSNCVVLKHIPSGIVVKCHQTRSVDHNRKLARKILQEKVDVFYNGENSPIYKEKREAAKKKQDRKKRAKETLEKKKLLKQLWESSKNSTEKVITDSS; via the exons ATGAGCATCTCAGGTTTATTCCGATTTCCTGCACCACTGACCAGACTATGCGCAGTGCCTCGGGGACTTGGGCTTTGGGAGAAGCTGAAGCTGCTATCCCCAGGAATAGCTGCCACGGTGGTCCAGATGGCAGGCAAGAAGGACTGTCCTGCTCTGCTTCCCCTGGATGAGAATGAACTTGAAGAGCAGTTTGTGAAAGGACACGGACCAGGGGGCCAAGCCACCAACAAAACCAGCAACTGTGTGGTGCTGAAGCATATCCCCTCTGGCATCGTTGTCAAG TGCCATCAGACAAGATCTGTTGATCACAATAGAAAGCTCGCTCGGAAAATCCTACAAGAGAAAGTGGATGTTTTCTACAATGGTGAAAATAGTCCTATTTACAAAGAAAAACGGGAGGCAGCAAAGAAAAAGCAAGacaggaaaaaaagagcaaaggaaactctagaaaaaaagaaactattgaaacaATTATGGGAATCAAGTAAAAATTCTACTGAGAAAGTAATCACTGATTCCAGCTGA